The Mobula hypostoma unplaced genomic scaffold, sMobHyp1.1 scaffold_36, whole genome shotgun sequence genome window below encodes:
- the LOC134341657 gene encoding probable G-protein coupled receptor 139 yields the protein MDQSPGTASWNTAENPKNVFWATEYVFAKYEWMTLDFRIAHALKVIQVIYYPGLAIIALPVNLVTILILSRGKCGLSRVVTRYLVAMAAADLMVVVLDLILSKIPNIYAPIELLIWAADTPMCQIHTVLLYAATDCSVWFTVTFTFDRFVAICCQKLKTKYCTGRTAAVILGTVTAISCLRNIYWYFRLSGYYAALIAPFICVDTADYVSLFVAMSIDLFHYLLTPVIPFLLVLLTNALTIRYVLVTSRGRRRLRRADKGQSARDPEMESRRKSLVLLLIISGNFVLLWAPFTVHSAWNRLSAFSAVTLPADSLRGLGSMLQILSCCTNTAFYAVTQTKFREQLKDAIKHPLALIAARMS from the exons ATGGATCAGAGTCCGGGAACAGCATCGTGGAATACGGCAGAAAATCCTAAGAATGTCTTCTGGGCTACAGAATATGTCTTTGCGAAGTATGAATGGATGACCTTGGATTTTCGAATCGCGCACGCATTAAAAGTCATTCAAGTGATTTACTACCCTGGTCTGGCTATCATTGCTCTTCCCG TGAACCTGGTGACGATTTTAATCCTGTCCAgaggaaagtgcggtctctccagAGTTGTCACTCGCTACCTAGTTGCCATGGCAGCGGCCGATCTTATGGTTGTTGTCCTGGACCTGATATTGAGCAAGATTCCGAATATTTACGCGCCAATTGAACTTCTCATCTGGGCTGCGGACACACCAATGTGTCAAATCCACACCGTCCTGCTTTACGCCGCCACCGATTGTTCggtctggttcaccgtcactttCACATTTGACCGGTTTGTGGCCATTTGTTGccagaagctgaaaacaaaatattgcaccgggAGAACGGCGGCTGTGATTCTGGGGACAGTGACTGCGATCAGCTGTTtaaggaacatttactggtatttTCGACTCTCGGGGTATTATGCAGCGCTGATTGCTCCATTTATTTGTGTAGATACCGCAGATTATGTGTCTTTATTTGTCGCAATGTCAATTGACTTATTTCATTACCTTCTCACTCCTGTAATCCCATTCCTGCTGGTCCTCCTGACGAATGCATTAACCATCCGGTACGTTTTAGTCACCAGCAGAGGGCGCAGGAGACTCCGGCGTGCTGACAAGGGAcagagtgccagagacccggagatggagagccGCAGGAAATCACTCGTTTTACTGCTGATCATCTCTGGCAATTTCGTCCTGCTGTGGGCACCGTTCACTGTGCATTCTGCTTGGAACCGACTGTCTGCTTTCTCTGCCGTGACGCTTCCTGCTGATTCTCTGCGAGGACTGGGCTCGATGCTGCAGATTCTGAGCTGCTGCACAAACACGGCTTTTTACGCCGTCACCCAGACCAAGTTCAGGGAGCAACTGAAGGACGCGATAAAACATCCCCTGGCTCTCATTGCTGCAAGGATGTCATGA